Proteins co-encoded in one Perca flavescens isolate YP-PL-M2 chromosome 11, PFLA_1.0, whole genome shotgun sequence genomic window:
- the fign gene encoding fidgetin produces MITSTSIYGLKMQWTPEHTQWAEQHFDISSTTRSPAHKVEAYRGHLQRTYQYAWANDDISALTASNLLKKYAEKYSGILEGPNERALLCSYSDSTTGLMNGRKSENESWQEGIYPMNCVPDVISVSKAGMTAALPPTDVSASIGSSPEVASSLSEPSYSSSNCGSHTATTLHSGLPSQEYTASYNGSYLHSSYSSQSTPALPSPHPSPLHSAGLLQPPPPPPPPTLVPSYNAGSPNLPNYNYPPTGYPSQNAVGPGYSPGGAPPPSAYLPSGIAAPTPIPPSTLPGYTYQSHNHTPISPTPLNGSTSNSLKRKAFYMSGHGDMDSSYGNFTYNQQRSAQSPMYRITDSVSDSNRGNGFDRNAEASSLAFKPTKQPMSSDQHRKFIIHSGRALTPPSYGSTKSSVGDLRTGEPYSKFGSSIMSERTEEHRQNLSHSLTGPDIGTATSSIHAAEEQLKNSDSNLVEMVTTEILQQGPPVDWSDIAGLDMAKAAIKEEILWPILRPDMFSGLATLPRSLLLFGPQGTGRTLLAQSMASQLGAAFLRLSSSALVTKWLGEGDKIIQASFLVARCRQPAVVFIREVDLLLSAQLSEESPVNRLKAELLMQLDSILTSAEDHVLVVCSTNKPEEIPESLRRYFAKRLLIPLPDGTARHQIISQLLSQHNYCLSDKEMSLLVQRTEGFSGLDVAQLCQEAVVGPLHGIPGADLSTLHPTQMRLVSYEDFDNVFCKFQPSISQKELDMYTEWNKMFGCSQ; encoded by the coding sequence GTCTAAAGATGCAGTGGACCCCAGAGCACACACAATGGGCAGAACAACACTTTGACATCTCATCCACTACCCGCTCGCCAGCACACAAAGTGGAGGCCTACCGGGGGCACTTACAGCGAACATACCAGTATGCATGGGCAAACGATGACATCTCTGCACTGACTGCCTCCAATCTGCTTAAGAAATATGCAGAAAAGTACTCTGGGATCCTAGAGGGCCCAAATGAGAGAGCCCTGCTGTGTTCCTACTCTGATAGCACCACTGGACTCATGAATGGACGAAAGTCAGAGAATGAGTCCTGGCAGGAGGGGATTTACCCAATGAACTGTGTTCCAGATGTTATATCTGTGAGCAAAGCTGGAATGACAGCTGCCCTACCCCCTACAGATGTGTCGGCTAGCATAGGCAGCTCCCCAGAGGTTGCCAGCAGCTTGTCTGAGCCTAGCTATTCCAGCAGTAACTGTGGAAGCCACACAGCCACTACTCTCCACTCGGGCCTCCCCTCTCAGGAATATACTGCCAGCTACAATGGCTCCTACCTGCATTCTAGCTACAGCAGCCAGAGTACCCCAGCCCTCCCCTCCCCACACCCCTCTCCTTTGCACAGTGCTGGGCTTTTACAaccaccacccccacctcctccccctACCTTAGTGCCGAGCTACAACGCCGGGTCTCCAAACCTTCCCAACTACAATTATCCTCCAACAGGGTATCCTTCTCAGAATGCTGTTGGCCCTGGTTATAGCCCTGGGGGAGCACCCCCTCCTTCTGCTTATCTGCCGTCCGGTATTGCAGCTCCTACACCAATCCCTCCTTCCACACTGCCCGGCTACACCTACCAGTCCCATAACCATACACCAATTTCACCAACACCTTTGAATGGCAGCACATCCAACTCATTAAAACGAAAAGCTTTCTACATGAGTGGACATGGAGATATGGACTCTAGCTATGGTAATTTCACCTACAACCAACAGCGCTCTGCTCAGAGCCCAATGTACAGAATAACGGACAGTGTCTCAGACTCAAACAGGGGCAATGGCTTTGACAGAAATGCTGAGGCATCGTCTTTAGCGTTTAAGCCAACTAAACAGCCAATGTCTTCTGATCAACACAGAAAATTTATAATACACTCTGGCAGAGCACTGACTCCTCCATCCTATGGATCGACCAAAAGCTCTGTGGGTGATCTCAGAACTGGTGAGCCCTACAGCAAGTTTGGATCTTCAATCATGAGCGAGCGAACTGAAGAGCACAGACAGAACCTCTCTCACTCCCTTACAGGGCCTGACATTGGTACAGCTACCTCGTCCATCCATGCTGCAGAGGAACAACTGAAGAACAGTGACTCCAACCTGGTGGAGATGGTGACCACAGAAATCCTTCAGCAGGGCCCTCCAGTGGACTGGAGCGACATCGCGGGTCTGGATATGGCCAAAGCAGCCATCAAAGAGGAGATACTATGGCCCATTTTAAGGCCAGATATGTTTAGTGGACTTGCCACATTACCTCGGAGCCTCCTTTTATTTGGACCTCAGGGAACTGGTAGAACGCTGCTGGCCCAGAGCATGGCCAGCCAACTGGGGGCTGCCTTCTTGCGACTCAGCAGCTCAGCTCTGGTGACCAAGTGGCTAGGGGAAGGGGACAAGATCATCCAAGCTTCTTTCTTAGTGGCCCGGTGTCGCCAGCCAGCAGTGGTGTTCATCAGAGAGGTTGATCTGCTGCTGTCAGCCCAGCTCAGTGAGGAGAGTCCAGTGAATCGCCTCAAGGCTGAGCTCCTCATGCAGCTTGACAGTATTCTGACCTCCGCTGAGGACCATGTCCTCGTGGTCTGCTCCACCAATAAGCCTGAAGAGATCCCAGAGTCCCTACGGAGGTACTTTGCCAAGCGACTGCTCATCCCGTTGCCTGATGGGACAGCACGACACCAGATAATCAGCCAACTGCTCTCACAGCACAACTACTGTCTTAGTGACAAAGAAATGTCACTACTGGTTCAGAGGACAGAGGGCTTTTCTGGACTGGACGTGGCTCAGCTGTGTCAAGAGGCTGTGGTAGGTCCTCTCCATGGCATTCCTGGAGCTGACCTGTCAACCCTCCACCCCACTCAGATGAGACTGGTCTCCTACGAAGACTTTGACAATGTGTTTTGCAAATTCCAGCCCAGCATATCACAAAAAGAACTTGACATGTACACTGAGTGGAATAAAATGTTTGGTTGTAGTCAATGA